From the Lathyrus oleraceus cultivar Zhongwan6 chromosome 3, CAAS_Psat_ZW6_1.0, whole genome shotgun sequence genome, the window CTTAACTATGACATACAAGGTTGGTCATGTGCAAGAGCAACAAACTCTACAACACAGGATCCCAAATATTGGAGGATCTCAAATTTTAAAATGTGTAATTTTTTTCATTAACATTAATagatataaaaaaatattataataaaaattcaataaaacaaaaaaatattatGATAAAAATTTAATACATAAAAAAATGAGAGGATAAAAAATTAgaataattataattaaatttatttaaaattaatatataattatatttttatataaattttaaattattttaattgtaattttaaaaaaaagttgTACCTATTTTTTAAATTAGAAGGGAGCCTCAGGGTTCGTTGGATCTGTCCTGATAACCAAAGGTACAGTTCCACGGTTAAATAAAAAATCTAATTTTGAAAGTATAGAGTAATACTGCATAATCAATTAATTCCCtttttttatatttataattttCATCTTTTCTATTCTTCTTTTAATTATTGATGCCACTTGAATTCTCCAtaaatttttggtgaaattccaATCAATTTGGGATTAACAATAAGTTTTTTATATTTGAAAGTGTTTAATATAAATATAGATTATGAAACTCATATTTACCTCTTGGACCATCTCATTCAGTACCATGCCAAGTACTCCTTGAACAGAAATAATTTTGTCATGTGATTCTGTGCCAATGAATGTTAATGCCATCGTACCGTCCAATGCCAATTCTTTGAAGCGTAACTTTAGAAAATACTGAAAATCTCTTTCAAACTGCTTAAAATATGCTTCATAAACTGATGGAGGGCTTGTTTTTGATAAGTAAATATTTCCTTTGTTGAGTGGTTCTCCATTCTTCACCAAAATTTTCGGTGCCTAACATACACACACCCCAAAAATAAaaagattatatatatatatatatatatatatatatatatatatatatatatatatatatatatatatattatatatataatatatatatatatatatatatatatataatatatatatattatatatatatatatatatatatatatatatatatatatatatctaatatatatatatatatatatatatataattgataTCTTTACACAGATGTTTAATTTCTCTCTCcttttataaataaataaaaaatatgtttatatatatatatatatatatatatatatatatatatatatatatatatatatatatatatatatatatatatatatatatatatataacaacagtaaatttttaataataaaatacaattgattaataaaatataaaatattggTTAATAAAGTAATAAAGTTGGTTAATAATTTTCagatattaaaaatattttttattaataaaataaaattggttaataaataaatatttcCTTTGTTGAGTGGTACTCCATTCTTCACCAAAATTTGAGTGCCTAACACACATAcccaaaaaaaaaattatatatatataatatatatatatatatatatatatatatatatatatctatatatatatatatatatatatatatatatatctatatatatatatatatatagaattGATATCTTTATACCAATGTTTATACACCTACATCGTATACAGTATCATTTCAATTTTTATTGTTAATTTCTCTCTCctattataaataaataaaaaacacacatatatatatatatatatatatatatatatatatatatatatatatatatatatatatatataatattttttaaatattataaaaaaaatatttttttttttgaattaaaaaatattaatataaaaatatatgaTTAACCAACTTTATAGTTTTATTAATCcatattttatattttattaatcaactttattttactaataaaaaatatttttaatatctGAAAGTTTATTAATCAACTTTATCACTTTATTAACCAATATTTTACATCTGATTAACCAACTTTATTTTACTATTAAAAATTTATTGTTCACGAATATTGTTTGTGGTCATTGTTCACGAATAAAGTATTGAAATTGGTTAATAACTTACCTATCTTTGGTTAATATTATAGTGAAGTTGGTTAATGACTCAATTTTATTTTTGTACTACaaaataaatttataattttttttttaaaatattattttgtaaataatatatttttattaaaaaaaaaacactGTTCACCGTATAAATACGGTGAACGGTGTATGGTGTAAGTATTGGTGTCAAATTTTATTGTATGAATAACATTGTTGATATATATATGAATTTAATTGGAAAAcattgacagtgtaaaaggattttacaccgtcagttaatctcatgcgttggatattgaaataagtttgacttttattttaaaatcctataaaataatgcaaactgatgatgatgatgaatcgaTAGTGTAAATCTTTTTACAATAACAGTGaatagtatatatatatatatatatatatatatatatatatatatatatatatatatatatatatatatatatatatatatatatatatatatatatatatatgacataaacataaatataATACAAACTTTTCTAACCTGAGATAGCCAATGGAGACAATATGAGGAATGAaaaaagtcaatataattatttGGGAATAGCCTTCCATAAAAACTTCCTGGTGTTACATTTATGAAGCATTCTCcatcattcttttctttttctcgTTGGTAGAAATCAGGGAGTAGTTTGAAGATTGTATTGAAATCATTTTCAAATACATCATTGAGATATATTTGAAATACAGGTTTCCCTTTCCCATGATTTAATTTCGTGTTAATTTTATGGATGATGTTCATGATATTTGAAATGGACAAAAGTGTGTTTGATCCGGAAGAGCAACCTAAATCAGCTATTTTCCAATAACCTTTTACACTTTTGTTGGACATTATCAATACCATATTTTCCTCAAGTATGGTTTTCACTTCCATGATCACTTTTCTCTGCACATAATGAATTAATTTGAGGTGAATATCACATATCTACTCAAATTATTTAGGTTGAGGTAGAAGAGAGGATGGTTAATACCTGAAGTGATGAGTTATTTGCATAGCTTGTTTCTCCTACACCGCCCTTCATGtgatggacatgttccattgcCATTATTAAGATTCAAAAGTTGGATCGACGTAGGTGCTAGACAAGATCCAATAGCATTATAATGTGAGAGTAAGGCCAAAGTTAATTAGTATTTATAAGAAAAGTAGCTGAATTTTGAGGATGTGTGAGAAAGTAGTTTTTGGTACATTGAATTTGGTCAAATTTGCTTTGTTAcattatattatattatattgACCAAAGTTATATCGACTATTATTTGGTACATTGAATTTGGTCAAATTTGCTTTGTTACATTATATTGACCAAAGTTATATCGACTATTATTTGTTGTTTGGTTAAATGTTAACAAAATCTCTAATGAATAATACTATCTCtcatcttatttttattgggTCGGAATCCAGTTTGAGAACCTTCTCTCATAGATTCCTTTCATCAAGTCATCACTATCAATCAACTCTTATCCCTTGGTGTCAAAGGGCGAGTTCCTTTTTTCTCTTGTCCAAAAGTTTGATTTTCATTGGAGAAATACTCTCCCGCGAACAAGGTTTTACACATAGAGTCAACTCCTTTCTTTATCTCGTTTTCCGTTAGTCTGTCTAACGCCTTTCTTTCGATTAGGGTACGTCCCGAGGCTTAGACCGCTCGGGTTCTATTTAAATTCATAAAGTAATCAATGTATTTGATCTATTATACAGTGCAAATATATTGAATATTCAATAAATCTAAAAAgtaatttttttcttcttataTATAAGACCACAAAGAGTGTATTTGgttaataaaaaaatataatataagATTTAATTGATATACGTTTATTAATCGTAATTTAGTGATATAATTGTTGTAATcttaattttattaaaattattgttattatttaacTTAGTACGAGTTATCTTGTCTATGTTTAACTCTGTCGCATGCTACTCTACCCGCTTGAATAGCGCTTCAGCATCTATTTTTCATATTTGTTTTTTTAGTTCAATCAGAAGTCTGATTAATAGTGTTTTTTTGAGAAAAGCTTTTAAATCTGAATTAGTTTGGTAAAAATTATGTTAAATTATAAATTTGCTTGGAAAATATTTATTTAGATTTGATTTATTAAATGATTCAAATTTGTTTTTAATAAAGAAGATTGAACTCGCAGATTTTGGACTCAGTTGGTTATTGATAAAACCCTACTGAACTTTTCGGCAGAATTGTGGTTGCCTTTTTAAGGATGTGATTCTCTTTGCTTGAAGACACACCTTTCGAAGATTTTAGCATGCCATATTTTGTTTTATTAAGTCTTTGTATTTTCGTTGTAATACTTTATTTAGAAggatttttcttattttataatgATAGAGTATTTGGTCTTTAATTGTGATTTGAATCACAACATATAAAATTGTTTTATTGCATACACTTTGTAAAGTGTTTAAGTTAAAGTGAGGAGGCTTATATTCAGGGGGAGCCTGAGTCAAAATATGAGTAGTATTATGAAAAGGACATTGAACTGAGAGAGTTTTGATGAAACTGTCGTGTACTATTGACTATTGAATTAGTGAGTTTTGTTTCATTAGGCCGATGTCCTCTAGATGTAGATGAAGTTGCACCAAATCGGATTAACAGTTATCTATGTTAtttatattgtttatttgttCTTCGCTCCTTTTAAATTGTATTGTCTCACACATTGTTTAAACGTTGTGTGTGACATTATGTCACTGATCGAACATAATTTCAATTGGCTTCAAAGTAGACACCTTGTTATAGTTGGATGAGCTCTAAGgttttgtatatattttgttcAAGATGGACAATGTCAAAGAAGGAGGATTTGTTAACCATCCATTATTTCTTGATGATACaaattatgattattggaaggcTCGCATGGTTATTTTTCTCAAGCCCATGGACAACAAGATCTGGAAAGTAGTCACAAAAGGATGAACTTGTTCAAAGATCGCAACTGAAGAAAACACAAAATCTTTAAATCCTTAAATGGATTGGTCAGCTTCTGAAGATGAAGTTTCTTCAAAGTGCATTCAATAGTTATGATTTTTAGAAAGGTTTGTAAAAGTTGTTAGTTTTAGGAACTTAAAACTGAAATAATGATAAACGAGATTGATGTTTTGAAAGATGAAAAAGCTTGTTGGGATTAGATTTCATCATCTTATATTGATGCCTTATCGTGATCAGTAATATGAATTTCTAATTAGAAATTAATATTATCAACCATCACTCGATTTATTTGTTTAACAATAAATCAAAAATGTGAAATCAATCACATTACCTAATAGAAGGTCTTTCAACCTATTAACTAGTATGATAACTTTAAGTTTCGATAGTATATATAGCTGTTAAACCTAATTATATCTCTATAGTTTAACATGTACCAGATGGAAATATTTGATTTAATAATGAAAGGTATTTCTCAATGTCATTTCAAAATCACGAAAACATGTTCTATTTAGCTTTTCTAAAACTTATGAATTAAGATGATCATCAATAGTAAAGCATGATTAGAATTACATAAAATGACATGGTTAAAATCAATACATGAATATTCAGACAACTAGATCTAATCCCACCCAAAGAGAAAGTAGCTACTCTTACTCACAGTAGTTGTACAATGATGACCTAGAAGTAAGAAATTGAATATCATTTGCATTGATTTCTAGGATAAAGCTTCGCCTTAAATCTTCCTCTCTCTCTTTCTACCTTGTTGTATTGATGTATTTCTGGTAAGAATATACTACAAGTGCTCTACCGAAGTCTCTCAAATAAATGGTTCAAACTGCTAGCCTAATGAGCTTGTCTTTTTGCACCACAATTTGATTGTTAGCTCATCCAAGTGGGCTTTGCTGCCTTGCTTTGCTAAGTGAGACCCTATTTTTCCTAGTGAGCTAGTCTTCCTTTACCTTGAAGTTACTTGACATGTAAGGAATCTCTAAAACCGCCTTTCTTTGCTAAACAATATCATCATATTCTCCTAGCTTGAAACCCCTTGCTTCATTATGAAGTAAATTGGTCTTGAAGAAATGTTTGAATCATTTTGTCTTGCATTAGCTCACCCAACAAACTAACTCTTTAACCTAGCGAGGATATCTCTGCTTGTGTTTCCTTGCATATGGCTGACCAAGCTCTTGCTTGGCTTGGCGAGATGATTGTCTTTGCTTCTCTAAACAAGCCATTGTTTCTCCTAGTCAGGTCTTTTCCGATTTGCTTGATCAACTTTATGACTTTATTGACCATTTTCATATGTGCTAAAGAATAACATAGTTTAGAAGCTTTTCAACAACATTCTCATTGTGAGGGTTATCACATACATCCAAGGTTTCAATTTTTTTGTTAAGATTGTCAGACTCATCATTTTCGAATTTGCTCATCTCAACATTAAGATTCACAAAATTGACTATCAGATAACTTTTAGGAACGCTAGGTTTAGCAGTTTTACCTTGATCTTTGTTAGGATGAACCACACTAAGAGGAATAAATTTGAGGCGAACATCGGCGTGATGGCTCTTAGTGTTGACTTTCACTAGAGGATGAAGAGTCTCTTCAGTTACTTTGGTCGCCTTAGTGGTTTTGTTAGTAACAGTCCTGTAAACAATTAGGTCGGACCTAGAGAGGAGAGCATAATCACTAATCTTTTTCAACTTTTTATGCTTGAACTCGTTAGGCTTTTCAAGATGAGAAATACCTCTAGCCTGACCATCAACTTTTTCTAAAAtcatgatgtttttcatgtgcACACCATAACATTAATAACAACTTCATCTCCTTTTTTGGTCTTCTTCTTTATCTTCTTTACAATATTCTTGTCTTTTCTAGAAGTATTTGTTTCTTGTCTAGTTTCATCCATGGTTGCAGAGAAAAATAGAGATACAAGGGAAGAGGAACAATTGGAGAGAAGAAATGAGCATGGAAAGGAAATGCCAAAATGATTATTTTATCTTTGAATATCAAACAATTTTCTATTCATGTTGGGTTGAATAAAGAACACAACAACCATTTGGGTACAAGTTAGTTGGCGAGAAATATATTTGGCCCAATATCATTTCAATCACTCATTCTTTAAGGGCTATAAGTCAAAAACACACAATCCTAAGGTCGATCTAAAATTTTCAAACTGAATAACATATAGTGGTTTTGGGAAAATATCAGCTAGTTGTTTGTGAATGCTAATATGATGAAGGGAAATTATCTTTTCTTCTACAAGATCTTTCATAAAGTGATGTTGAATGTAAATGTGCTTGATACAACTACGTTGAACAAGATTTTTGGAAATATGGACAACACCCATGTTGTCAGAGTATAATATCGTGAAATCTTGTGTCACATTGTACTCTTTCACACTTTATTTCATTCGCAAGAGTTGAGTGCAACTGCCCCCTACATCAATGTACTAAACCTTTGAAGTGGAGATAGAGACACAATTCTTCTTTTTGCTAAACCAAGATACTAGGTTGTTCCCTATAAAGAAACATCAACTAGAAGTGttttttttttctattatttGCATTACCATCCCAATCAACATCATAATAACCAATGAGTTGGTATAAAAAAAAGTACATAAGACCATAGTCAGATGTTCCACTTATATATCTAATAATTCTCTTGACTTGAGCAAGATGACTCATCTTATGATTGGCTTGATAGCGTGCAAACACTTTAACATAGAAAGTGATGTTAGGACGAATGGTAGTGAGATAGAAGAGACTATAAATCATACTCATGTAGAGGCTTTGATAAAAAAATGACCCCTTATTCATATTTAGAGAGCTTGACATGAGTGACATCAGGGGTGCGTTTGTGCCTTGTATTCTCAAAACTAAGTTTATTCACAATACTTCTAGCACATATACTCTAGAATATATAGATGTCACCTTCATTTGATTCACTTGTATACCGTGAAAGTAGGCGAGTTCACCAACCAAGCTTATCTCAAATTCATATCTCACTTGTTAAACAAAATGTTGTACCGTCTTACTTCACATTCCACCAAACATTATGTCATCAACGTAGATCTAAACTATCATGAGCTTCCCTTATATGTCAAAGCTGGCGAAATCAAAGGTAATACAAAGAGAGTCAGAGACCTCGAGAAAAGAACTGCAGTTATTATGGTAAACACATTCAGGATGGAAGACATGAAGACACTCTCTACATCGACATAACGAAAATCGGCATCCAAGTTAGGATTCTGTACCACCGACTTATACTTAAGTTTGATTTAAGAACGGAATATAAATGATAATGGAAAGAGAGGAAAAAATATATATCAAATACACTTAATTTTGGGCAAAGCTTACAATTGTATGATAATCAATTTCAGGCAATTATTGTTTTCTGTTTATATCAACCTCAAGTGTTCCCTACAAAGTAAGTTGGTGGAAATAATGGCCGATACTTGAGAGAGTTGAATTGTCGTAAAACAAAATGCATATATGGAGACTTCTGAAGTGATTACAACTTTCTAAAATGCTAGTGAGGGTATTAGTTTCTAGGTATTAGTTTCTAAAATCAAACACGGGACAACTTTCTTTAATTTACCAATCAAGCTGCCTATGTGGGACAAATTTAACCACTCTTTGTACAAAACAACAACTTATTCTATGACAAACTAATTTAATTTGTCGCATCTTAATGTCAACGTTTTCAACCCATGGACAAATTACAATTTCGAAATTTTGAGGATGATTGTTGTActaaaaattcaaattttttaaaAGTTAATAGAACAAGATTAAGACTTTGTTTGGATGACTAAAGAAAAATAAGGagaaaaaaataagaaaaataagaagaaagaaagtcaaagaaaaatatataaataaaaagtgtgaaaaaataaattaatttttataattgTTAGTAGGAGTGAAAGTGaatagaaaataagaaaaaaagaTCATATATTTATTAAATGACATAGCTATGATtcttttaaaatattaatttaaaacatattaatttttatatatgGATATATTATTATAATATGTTTAAAATCACGATGAGAAATACCTCTTTCAAGATGAGAAATACCTCTAGCCTGACATCAACTTTTTCTAAAATCACGATATTTTTCATGTGCACACCATAACATTAATAAGAACTCCATCTCCTTTTTCGGTCTTCTTCTTTATCTTCTTTATCTTCTTTACAATCTTCTTGTGTTTTCTAGAAGTATTTATTTTTTGTCTAGTTTCAACCATGGTTACAGAGACAAATAGAGATCCAAGGGAAGAGGAACATTTGGAGAGAAGAAATGAGCATGGAAAGGAAATGCCAAAATGATTATTTTCTCTTTGAATATTAAACAATTTTCTATTCGTGTTAGGTTGAATAAAGAACACAACAATCCTCTAGGCACAAGTTAGTTGGTGAGAAATATATTTGGCCCAATATCATTTCAATCACTCATTCTTTAATTGCTATAATTCAATAACACACAATCCTAAGGTTGATCTAAAATTTTCAAACTGAATAACATATAGTGCTTTTGGGAAAATATCAGCTAGTTGTTTGTCAGTGCTAATATGATCAAGGGAAATTATCTTTTATTCTACAAGATCTTTCATAAAGTGATGTTGAATGTCAATGTGCTTGATATGACTATGTTGAACAAGATTTTTGGAAATATGGACAACACTCATGTTGTCACAGTATAATATCGTGAAATCTTGTGTCACATTATACTCTTTCACACTTTGTTTCATCCGCAAGAGTTGAGTGCAACTGCTCCCTACATCAATGTACTACACCTTTGAAGTGGAGATAGAGGCCCAATTCTGCTTTTTGTTAAACCAAGATACTAGGTTGTTCCCCATAAAGAAACATCAACTAGAAGTGCTTTTTTCTATTATTTGATTACCTTCCCAATCAACATCATAATAACCAATAAGAAATGAGTTGGTATAAAAAAAGTACATAAGACCATAGTCATATGTTCCACTTATATATTTAATAATTCCATTGACTTGAGCAAGATGACTCATCTTATGATTCACTTGATAGCGTGCAAACACTTTAACATAGAAAATGATGTTAGGACGAATGGTAGTGAGGTATAAGAGACTATAAATCATACTCCTGTAGAGGCTTTGATAAAAAATGACTCCTTATTCATATTTAGAGAGCTTGGAATGAGTGGCATCAGGGGTGCGTTTGTGCCCTGTATTCTCAAAACCACGTTAATTCGCAATACTTCTAGCACATATACTCTAGAATATAGAGATGTCATCCTTCATTTGATTCACTTGTATACCGTGAAAGTAGGTGAGTTCACCAACcaaactcatctcaaattcaaATCTCATTTGTTAAACAAAATGTTGTACCATCTTACTTCACATTCTTCCAAACATtatgtcatcaacgtatatctaAACTATCATGAGCTTCCCTTATATGTCGAAGCTGGCGAAATCAAAGGTAACACAAAGAGAGTTTGAGACCTCGAGAAAAGAACTGTAATTATTCTGGTAAACATATTCAGGATGGAATACGTGAAGACCCTCACAAATAGAAACGCTTGTGAATGGAGCTGATTTTTAAAGATCACGAAAAGTCTTATCAACATTCAAcaatccatatatatatatatatatatatatatatatatatatatatatatatatatatatatatatatatatatatatatatatatatatatatatatatatatatatatatatatatatatatatatatatatatatatatatatatatatatatatatatatatatatatatatatatatatatatatatatatatatatatatatatataatatatatatatatatatattatatatatatatatatatatatatatatatatatatatatatatatatatatatatatatatatatatatatatatatatacatatatatatatatatatatatatatatatatattatatatatatatatatatatatatatatatatatatatatatatatatatatatatatatatatatatatatatatatatatatatatatatatatatatatatatatatatatatatatatatatatatatatatatatatgaaattctagttatcagactttagatgtcacacgagttgttatgacatccaattctgcacagacaagaattatgcagaacttaacagtaagtgcagtaaataacacaagtaattgtttacccagttcagtccaacatgacctacatctgggggctaccaagccagggaggaaatccactatcagtagtattaattcaaagctaaactcacccgtttacaacttgtcacttaatccctacccaatgcaatttcaatcttactctaagatcagagttcctactcactccccctcaatcacctcagtgattactacctttaatcaatattaaagacaacgttaaagtcacacttcaaacaactcttgattgtgcttaacagctttaatcaagatacacagcactcacgcttaaaagctttgagcgacacaacacttacaactcaatgaacaccctataccaaaacaatcatcaacgtgataatggcttggcttacaagatatgtctaatacaagactcaaaaatacagcagtgaagtatgatggacacacttaatcttcacgcctcaaaaaccccaaaactgaatgaaggaacgacttccttttatattgcagtacctgggcttttgcacttgtattctcctgaatttaaggtcacgcgagttcccataaattcaatatctaggttactaacaaataggctatttgttaggttcattaaatgtagcttggttgttgatttcctggtttttctctaagctgttgacttcctgaagaatagcctaagaaaaagctgaaacagaaaactgaacaacctacaatatagcatatgctgtcaggaatgaatgtcacgacattcagctagacatcaaggatcatatgctgagtctgtttttccagaaaatagactgtacaattttgctgacttgtacatgaccaaaatgaccatactacagtaacagcttacattaataaatgtcaaagtatccaatttgacatttacacatttggccttaagttagttctgttatcctcttgaagaacaaactaagaaacatactgaagtgtagcagaacaccactctgtctattattcagtatatactgtccatgatgaatgtcataacgtccagtttgacattcatacagtaggccttatgccaggtctggttcttccttgataaccagactgcaaatgaatactgagctctaacagaacaccaactgttctattcctcaatatctgctgacagggatgaatgtcacagtatccagtttgacattcaataaatcctaTATTAGCTAATCCTacagtaactactcaagtgtgtcatgacatcagtcaagacatccgagtacagttagatattctaacctacaattgcagtcacacatacacaccatgtcatgacatcagtcaagacattagaatccagctagtgttttaccatataatgcagccaattaaacacctacaatatatatatatataggcAAATGTAAGTAATGAACCAGATCAGCTGAAAGGAGAAGTTACAAAATCAACGACTGAATTTTCCTTTGGAAACATAAAGAAACTCGAGTGCACTATAAGCAGCGTCATGCCCTAACAAGTCACTTCAATCAACACGTCTAAAAGAAGCATTGAAATGTTTCAATGATGAGAATACATTTAATGCAATTGTTATCCACTATTTTTTCAACTGACTTTAAGCGCTTCTAGTTCAAAGTGAACGACATCCTCAAAGGCCAAAAAGACTAAGGTCCAAAGAATGTCAATCCATTCCAAATGATCAAAAGTATAAAAGTCATCTCACTCGAAATGTAAAGTGCACTTTCTAATTTCTTCTTTTCATTACACACATATTGAATTTTGAACTGACTTTAACGATAGAATATTAACCTTACAGATCCTTCATACATCGACGTAACGAAAATCAGCATCCAAGTTAGGATTCTGTATCACCGATTTATACCTAAGTTTGATTTAAGAACGGAATATAAATGATAATGGAAAGAGAGGAAAAAATATATATCAAATACACttaagaaaaataaatttaaaaaatttattgaaaatctttgaatatatatatatatatattaaatatacATTTAAAATTTTTGTTGAAAATCTTTGAATATACATATTAAAA encodes:
- the LOC127126730 gene encoding S-adenosyl-L-methionine:benzoic acid/salicylic acid carboxyl methyltransferase 1 — its product is MAMEHVHHMKGGVGETSYANNSSLQRKVIMEVKTILEENMVLIMSNKSVKGYWKIADLGCSSGSNTLLSISNIMNIIHKINTKLNHGKGKPVFQIYLNDVFENDFNTIFKLLPDFYQREKEKNDGECFINVTPGSFYGRLFPNNYIDFFHSSYCLHWLSQAPKILVKNGEPLNKGNIYLSKTSPPSVYEAYFKQFERDFQYFLKLRFKELALDGTMALTFIGTESHDKIISVQGVLGMVLNEMVQEGLVEENKLDMFNFPTYHPTKEEVRQVIEREGSFTLQIIKTFKMGWDANLQKDNVNYVVDRKMRGEFISKYHRAVFEPLLIAAFGENIMDVLFSRFANLLTQLIEFETLEFTNIVLFLTKDS